Part of the Zhongshania aliphaticivorans genome, AGTATATAGACATTTCCGTGCTTGTCCACCCCCTAATACCCCTATTCCCGGTGTAGTTGCCTTATAAATAACCCCGCCAACCCATTTTTACGAAAACACAGTGTCAACATTAACTATGTCACGGCACTGTCATTAAAACGGCCATGCAGTTGGCCTTATTTAAGGACCTAAGAATGTCACATCAAGGCGATAAACTATGACATGAAATACACATGACACAGATTATTCGCAACTTATGTTAAAAACCAAATATCCCTCTATTAGTCTAACGATTTGCGTAATGCATCTCCTGTTATTATTTGGGCTATTAGCCGCCTTCTTTAGTGGTATGAGAATCGCGGCCGCCGGCTCTCCCGATAGCTGGGCTGCCGCCATTGATTTCTTGCTACCCCTGGGCAGCGTCTACCAATGGCATAGCTGGGTCGGTATTAGCCTTATATTCCTAGCCTTTGGATATATTGCTTATTTGGCGATGAGTCAGCGCTGGCGAAAATACATTATTAGTCCACGCAACCCTATCTATACAGCAGAAAACCTGAGCAAGCTGATTATATGGCTGGGATGGTTATTACTCGCCAGTTCATTGTTTACTGGCTACGCACTCTACAGTAATGCCGCCCCCCACCTGCAGCACCTGCTCAGAACCATTCACTACATTGCAGCTTGGAGCTACCTAAGCTATTTAATACTGCACATTGCCGCCCTAATCGCAGAGGGCGGCTGGCAACGACTCCTGAGTATTTTTCGACCAAGGCTCATGCAAACTCGCATCAGCCTCATCAGCCTCGGACTCGCCGCCATTATTGGTGTTGCAATAGTTGGACTTGGTGAAAGCGCTCAAAAAGACAGCCTGACAATACATTACAGCGCCCAAAAAATTGACCTTGACGGCGAAGCAAGAGAATCAATTTGGAATCAAATTAATCCCACGACAGTCAATACCACCAAAAGTGGCGAACAGTCTTTGCCACCATTAGCGGTCAACATTCGCGCCATTCACGACAATCACTATGTTTATTTTCTGATTAGCTGGCCGGATGCCACCCAAAGCCTAAAACACTTGCCACTGATCAAAACTGCTGAGGGTTGGAAAATCATGCAGACCCAAGCAACCGTCGCGGACGAGAACACCTTTTACGAAGACAAACTAGCCCTAATGCTTTCAGCCTCATCGGAAATTGCGGGGGCCGGCACCGTTCATTTGGGTGCCCAACCATTAAAAAACCAACCCAACCCCGCCGCCCAAAGAGGCCTACATTACACTCTAGATGGCAGCATCACCGATGTCTGGCACTGGAAAGCAGTACGTACCGGCTTGAGTATTGGCCAAGCCGATGACAATTACTTTGGGCCGCCGCTACCCTCCACCTCTGAGATTGCTCGCTATACCGGAGGTTATCAAAAAGATCCTGATTGCGAACACTTACTGCGCTGGGAAAATCACGATTACCGAGTCAAGGACGAATGCGGTGGTTACATAATGAACTGGGAATTATATGAGGAAGGCATTATTCAACCACGCCGCCTGCCCAACAACCCAAAACAAATTCAACATTTACAAACTATCAGTCTTAGCGCCGACACTAGCGATAAAGGTCGTTGGTGGATGCGATGGCAAGACACCAACCCCTATAGCACAAGTGCTGACACCCTCCCCGTGGGCAGCATCATGCCATCGGTATTATCGCTGGGTAAATTTAGCGGTGACCGAGGTGATATCGACAGCGGTGCACAATGGCGAAACGGCAGCTGGACACTGGAACTAAAACGCAAATTAAATACCGGTTCAAAATTCGACTTAGCTGTCATGGACGACGTATATTTGTGGCTGGCGGTCTTCGATCACTCGCAAATACGCCACTCTTATCATCTCCACCCACTCCGTTTGGTCCTAGAAGATGCAGATAACAACAACTAACCCGTGAGCGAAGAAGGCATAAACAAAAAAGCGATCGCACTTATCACGATGCTCGTCGTCATAATGCTAGCGTTAAATCTATTGGATAATGCAGAGCACTGGCAGTTTGATCGCGCCGCCATTCTCACTCAGAGTCAGTGGTGGCGGTTATTCACCGGCCATTGGGTGCACGCAAATACTGAGCATACGCTACTCAATCTAATGTCTTTTCTCGGCGCTTTATTCTTGCTGCCAGTTTTACGCCAGCCAGCTAGACTCATGGCCTTGATAGTATTTAGCAGCCTTGGAATTAGCATCGCGTTGCTATGCTTCAACCCTAATATGGAATACTACTTGGGGTTTTCTGGCGTGTTTTATGCGCTACTCGCTGGAGGCAGTATTGTAGCCTGGCGTCAAGCAACTGCCTGCATCATTGCGGCGTTCCTTATTGTTAAAATCACTATTGAACAGACCATTGGCCCTATGACTTACAGCACCACAATGACTGGCGGAAACGTCGCCACCGCTGCCCACCTATATGGTGTAGTCGCAGGCATCACTGTTAGCGCTACGATGATGGCCGTAATAAAAACTAAGCAACACCCCATTGCGGACTAAACGCACGATGAATGAACGACACGAGCTGCAGGTATTGGCAGCACATTATAGATTCACCCTAGCGCCCCTCGGCTAGCCCCAACCTCACGAGTAAACATAACAACGTGGCTATTCTGGTCATGAAGCTCCTCTTGCCAACCCCGCCGATATTCACCCTAACTGTTAAGCGATAACTGAGTGCCTAGGTTGATCTATACGGCACTCGATCCAAACCAAAACCTCAGTAGCATACGCAGTAATCTAGCTTAAATTGAGCTTAAAAAAAGCCCCGCATATTAGCGGGGCCTAGTTTCCAGCTACCGCGAGACTTGATCTCCGCGGAATTGCTTGGGTTTATTTCTGCTTACGAAAACGGCTCAGTCCAAGCAAAGCCACAGCAAACATTAAGAACTCATAACCACTGCTACCATACCACTTATCATCGTCTTTCTTACTTGATGAATCATCGGTCGAATCAGGATCAGTACCTGGATCCGTTCCAGGGTCTGTCCCTGGATCAGTACCGGGATCTGTACCGGGATCTGTGCCGGGATCTGTGCCGGGGTCAGTGGTCTCATCAGTAATGCTCATATCAACAAACACCAAACGATGATCTGAACTCTTAACACCGGGACCCACTAGACGATACAGCACATCAGCTTGACCAGGCCAGAACACCGCCGACTGCTCTACTTCTAAGCCGTATACCGAAGGCAATACGTAGTCAGCACGCATCATCCAATCTGCAGTGTGCATGGCCGAATAGCTATTATCAGGGTCATTTTCAACACCGCCGGTACTGCTCGGCATGGGGCTGCCATCAATAAAGCTGCTATCGGTTAACAGAGCAATCGGGTCGCCCGTGGCGTCA contains:
- the rrtA gene encoding rhombosortase, yielding MSEEGINKKAIALITMLVVIMLALNLLDNAEHWQFDRAAILTQSQWWRLFTGHWVHANTEHTLLNLMSFLGALFLLPVLRQPARLMALIVFSSLGISIALLCFNPNMEYYLGFSGVFYALLAGGSIVAWRQATACIIAAFLIVKITIEQTIGPMTYSTTMTGGNVATAAHLYGVVAGITVSATMMAVIKTKQHPIAD
- a CDS encoding ethylbenzene dehydrogenase-related protein; translation: MHLLLLFGLLAAFFSGMRIAAAGSPDSWAAAIDFLLPLGSVYQWHSWVGISLIFLAFGYIAYLAMSQRWRKYIISPRNPIYTAENLSKLIIWLGWLLLASSLFTGYALYSNAAPHLQHLLRTIHYIAAWSYLSYLILHIAALIAEGGWQRLLSIFRPRLMQTRISLISLGLAAIIGVAIVGLGESAQKDSLTIHYSAQKIDLDGEARESIWNQINPTTVNTTKSGEQSLPPLAVNIRAIHDNHYVYFLISWPDATQSLKHLPLIKTAEGWKIMQTQATVADENTFYEDKLALMLSASSEIAGAGTVHLGAQPLKNQPNPAAQRGLHYTLDGSITDVWHWKAVRTGLSIGQADDNYFGPPLPSTSEIARYTGGYQKDPDCEHLLRWENHDYRVKDECGGYIMNWELYEEGIIQPRRLPNNPKQIQHLQTISLSADTSDKGRWWMRWQDTNPYSTSADTLPVGSIMPSVLSLGKFSGDRGDIDSGAQWRNGSWTLELKRKLNTGSKFDLAVMDDVYLWLAVFDHSQIRHSYHLHPLRLVLEDADNNN